A region from the Aquimarina sp. ERC-38 genome encodes:
- a CDS encoding choice-of-anchor I domain-containing protein gives MKRSIFSSILAIFYCVISSAQVQELLHLSSYQTDMEDAAETVAYSSFKKRAYFTSSSDNSLSILDISNPVTPVLVQKIDLSPYGAGPNSVAVFESLVAVAVEAEVKQDNGMVVFFDTDGTFLTSVVCGALPDMLTFTPDGTKVLVANEGEPNDAYTNDPEGSISIIDISQGVATASTTTINFEVFNNKKAALQNKGVRIFGNSNTATVAQDLEPEFITVTPDGSRAYVNCQENNALVVIDLSTNEILDILPLGYKNHLLGTPSVTSYVLNQEIEDWPVLGTPVYDNGQPEVLLGGFSGLYYDASESTDSEMVFYTVPDRGPNDSTISKSETTPPAPQNLRPFKLPDYQGRIVKFTINTSTGEVSLAPDILLFRKDGQTPITGKGNIPGFDEVPVTYTDS, from the coding sequence ATGAAACGATCTATATTTTCTAGCATATTAGCTATATTCTATTGTGTCATTTCTTCAGCCCAGGTTCAGGAGTTACTACATCTTTCCAGTTATCAAACCGATATGGAAGACGCTGCCGAGACGGTAGCCTATAGTTCGTTTAAAAAAAGAGCTTATTTTACCAGTTCATCGGACAACAGTCTTTCTATCTTGGATATTTCAAACCCTGTAACTCCGGTTTTAGTTCAAAAGATCGATCTTTCCCCTTATGGCGCAGGACCAAATTCCGTAGCTGTTTTTGAATCCCTGGTCGCCGTAGCTGTCGAAGCCGAAGTGAAACAGGACAACGGAATGGTGGTTTTCTTTGATACCGATGGTACATTTTTAACTTCTGTGGTCTGTGGTGCTTTACCGGATATGTTGACTTTTACCCCCGATGGTACTAAAGTGTTAGTGGCCAATGAGGGAGAACCTAATGATGCATATACTAATGACCCGGAAGGATCAATAAGCATTATTGATATAAGCCAAGGTGTTGCAACGGCTTCAACGACAACTATCAATTTTGAAGTATTTAATAATAAAAAAGCAGCACTTCAAAATAAAGGAGTGCGGATTTTCGGAAATTCCAATACCGCTACCGTAGCACAAGACTTAGAACCGGAATTTATAACGGTAACGCCAGACGGTTCCAGGGCCTATGTCAATTGCCAGGAAAATAATGCGTTGGTAGTTATCGATCTCTCAACTAATGAAATATTGGATATTCTTCCGTTAGGATATAAAAATCATTTGTTAGGAACTCCGTCAGTTACATCATACGTTTTAAATCAGGAGATTGAAGATTGGCCGGTTTTAGGTACTCCAGTGTATGACAATGGACAACCCGAAGTGTTGTTAGGAGGTTTTTCGGGATTATACTATGATGCAAGTGAGTCTACAGATAGCGAAATGGTTTTTTATACGGTTCCGGACCGGGGGCCTAATGATAGTACTATAAGTAAAAGTGAAACTACGCCACCTGCCCCTCAAAATTTACGTCCGTTTAAATTACCGGATTATCAGGGTAGAATTGTAAAATTTACTATCAATACAAGTACCGGAGAAGTAAGCCTGGCTCCGGATATACTATTATTTAGAAAAGATGGTCAAACTCCGATTACCGGTAAAGGGAATATTCCTGGATTCGATGAAGTACCGGTAACGTATACGGACTCATAA
- a CDS encoding choice-of-anchor I domain-containing protein, with protein MCDEYRPSLYKFKPDGTLVNRYVPKGTSMLGTTAQPVGTYGEESLPAVYAKRRANRGFEAIAYDKESHVIYAFIQSPLYNPSNITKDNSDIIRILGIDATTGEPVSEYVYVLEQNKFGGYATSRVDKIGDAVYKGNGKFLVIERDSEDPEVSEGKKYIFEIDINYAINLLAEAVDLEKELEEMTADELLEKGIIAVNKVKVTNLPSIGYQSSDKPEGLAWLPNDQIAVLNDNDFGLAGAGVTDDSVLGIISFADDYGFDASDKDGIIRITAHSTLGMYMPDAIASYEVEGATYILTVNEGDARDYDGYSEEVRVKDLILNPLYYPDAADLQTDENLGRLKTTVANGDYNNDGITEQIYSYGGRSFSIFDAFGNLVFDSADIFGRTTAAEEPNLFNEDDGEFDGRSDDKGVEPEAIAVGVIGDRVYAFVGLERQSSILVFDITNPREVEFITYYKGNRQTGDIAPEIIQFIGADVSPNKKNLLLVGYEVSGTVGILQIENELLQISETVSNNNFKMYPVPVNQGKLNFNKKISAEIFSVNGKLVDRFEDKDTLDVTNLEPGVYILKTKKQGSKRFLKW; from the coding sequence TTGTGCGATGAATACCGCCCGTCTCTTTATAAATTTAAACCTGATGGTACTTTGGTGAACCGATATGTTCCTAAAGGTACTTCTATGTTAGGTACCACAGCTCAGCCCGTTGGTACTTATGGTGAAGAAAGCCTCCCTGCTGTGTACGCTAAACGAAGAGCAAATCGCGGTTTTGAAGCTATTGCCTACGATAAAGAAAGTCATGTTATTTACGCTTTTATACAATCGCCTTTATACAATCCTTCTAATATCACTAAAGATAACTCTGATATCATTCGGATTTTAGGAATTGATGCAACTACCGGCGAACCGGTTTCAGAATATGTATATGTTCTGGAGCAAAATAAATTTGGGGGATATGCTACCTCAAGGGTTGATAAGATCGGTGATGCAGTTTATAAAGGTAATGGTAAGTTTTTAGTAATTGAACGAGATTCCGAAGACCCGGAAGTATCAGAAGGTAAAAAGTATATTTTTGAAATCGATATCAACTATGCAATTAATCTTCTTGCGGAAGCTGTTGATTTAGAAAAGGAATTAGAAGAAATGACCGCAGATGAATTACTAGAAAAGGGAATTATAGCTGTAAATAAAGTAAAGGTGACGAACCTTCCTTCTATTGGTTATCAAAGTTCGGATAAACCAGAAGGACTGGCATGGTTGCCTAATGATCAAATTGCAGTACTTAACGATAACGACTTTGGGCTAGCCGGAGCAGGAGTAACGGATGATAGTGTTTTAGGGATTATTTCTTTTGCAGATGATTACGGATTTGATGCGTCCGATAAAGATGGTATTATTCGGATAACAGCTCATTCTACCTTAGGAATGTACATGCCTGATGCCATTGCCAGTTATGAAGTTGAAGGAGCCACTTATATCCTTACTGTCAATGAAGGGGATGCCAGGGATTATGATGGATATTCTGAAGAAGTCAGGGTAAAAGACCTGATATTAAACCCTTTGTATTACCCTGATGCTGCAGACTTGCAAACCGATGAAAATTTAGGACGTCTAAAAACTACAGTAGCAAATGGAGATTATAATAACGATGGAATAACCGAACAAATTTATTCGTATGGCGGACGTTCTTTTTCTATTTTTGATGCCTTTGGAAATTTGGTTTTTGATTCCGCTGATATTTTTGGGAGAACTACTGCTGCTGAAGAACCTAATTTGTTTAATGAAGATGATGGGGAATTTGACGGTAGGTCTGATGATAAAGGCGTAGAACCGGAAGCTATTGCTGTAGGAGTAATAGGAGACAGGGTTTATGCATTTGTCGGATTAGAGCGTCAGAGTAGTATTTTGGTTTTTGATATTACTAACCCAAGAGAGGTTGAATTTATAACGTATTACAAAGGAAACCGCCAGACTGGGGATATTGCACCGGAAATCATACAATTTATAGGAGCCGACGTTAGTCCGAATAAAAAAAACCTTTTGTTAGTTGGATACGAAGTAAGTGGTACTGTAGGAATCTTACAAATTGAAAATGAACTTTTACAAATCAGTGAAACGGTGTCTAATAATAATTTTAAAATGTATCCGGTACCAGTGAACCAGGGTAAGCTAAATTTTAATAAAAAGATTTCTGCTGAAATTTTTTCTGTTAATGGGAAATTAGTAGACCGCTTTGAAGATAAAGATACTCTGGATGTTACTAACCTCGAACCCGGTGTTTATATTCTTAAAACAAAAAAGCAGGGCAGCAAACGCTTCTTAAAGTGGTAA
- a CDS encoding BLUF domain-containing protein, producing the protein MLYLNEDSPIEQLRKLAVFLDADFNEGSGVATLSLDNKNGLGYINTYSIYSGLTVRTYNVRFAKETKFSKLEESSNPVYFLYCVEGYYYHKFEGESSFMKINKMQNIILTSAPETTNEIVLPANVKLRFSVIFLQSELLVENNLKRKRTNLEAALQKALKFINDHKPYRYFGDIDPRTAEYAEILVDNQRTDAVGKLLTEGAIMNTLASQLTGFDRSKNQVKFPSHLSKKELSAFLEVGDYVIKNMDKVITVPILSEITGLSDKKLQACSKYLYGETLNVFIANIRLERAKELIQTTNLSISEICYYIGINNRSYFSKRFYEKFSILPIKFKKSLQSKNYLYELSYTSTPVVHFKPEDLIAIVETATTYNKENNITGCLVFHDNVFFQIMEGPKDRVLQLYENIKKDSRHKDVQLIGQQISTERIFGDWELAVVSDQGNVNLSIQGKPTSLNIDLLLANKDQNTTASDVFWRRIRNIIKVSG; encoded by the coding sequence ATGTTATATTTAAATGAGGATAGTCCCATTGAACAGTTACGCAAGCTTGCAGTATTTTTAGACGCTGATTTTAACGAAGGATCAGGGGTGGCCACTTTATCTCTGGATAACAAAAACGGGTTGGGTTATATCAACACCTATAGTATTTATTCCGGGCTAACAGTTCGAACCTACAACGTCCGGTTTGCTAAAGAAACCAAGTTTTCAAAACTGGAAGAAAGTTCAAACCCCGTATATTTTTTATACTGCGTCGAAGGCTATTATTACCATAAGTTTGAAGGCGAATCTTCTTTTATGAAGATAAATAAAATGCAAAATATTATCCTAACCAGTGCACCGGAAACAACTAACGAAATTGTACTTCCGGCTAATGTAAAATTAAGGTTTAGCGTGATTTTTTTACAAAGCGAACTATTAGTAGAAAATAACCTAAAACGCAAGCGAACCAATCTGGAAGCTGCTTTACAAAAAGCATTGAAATTTATCAATGATCATAAACCTTATCGGTATTTCGGAGATATTGACCCCAGGACTGCTGAGTATGCCGAAATCCTTGTCGATAATCAACGTACGGACGCAGTAGGCAAATTACTTACCGAAGGAGCTATTATGAATACCTTAGCTTCGCAACTTACCGGATTTGACCGGAGTAAAAATCAGGTTAAATTCCCCAGTCACTTGTCTAAAAAGGAACTTAGTGCATTTTTAGAAGTAGGTGATTATGTAATTAAAAATATGGATAAGGTAATTACAGTCCCTATTTTATCTGAAATCACAGGCTTGAGTGATAAAAAGTTACAAGCTTGTTCAAAATACCTCTACGGGGAAACTTTAAATGTATTTATTGCAAATATAAGATTAGAACGGGCTAAAGAGCTTATACAGACCACCAACCTGAGTATTTCGGAAATTTGTTATTATATAGGCATTAACAACCGAAGTTATTTCTCTAAACGATTTTATGAAAAATTTTCAATCTTACCTATCAAATTTAAGAAATCATTACAATCCAAAAACTATTTATACGAACTAAGCTACACTTCTACCCCGGTAGTTCATTTTAAACCAGAGGATTTGATTGCTATTGTAGAAACTGCAACTACTTATAATAAAGAAAATAATATTACCGGATGCCTGGTTTTTCATGACAATGTTTTTTTTCAAATCATGGAAGGACCTAAAGACCGGGTGTTACAACTGTATGAAAATATTAAAAAGGATAGCCGACATAAGGATGTTCAATTAATCGGACAACAAATAAGTACAGAACGAATTTTTGGAGATTGGGAACTGGCCGTAGTATCTGATCAGGGTAATGTTAACCTTTCCATACAAGGAAAACCAACGAGTCTAAATATTGATTTACTATTAGCCAATAAAGATCAAAACACCACTGCGTCTGACGTTTTTTGGAGAAGAATACGAAATATTATTAAAGTGTCCGGTTAA
- a CDS encoding peroxiredoxin-like family protein, whose protein sequence is MIKPRTKVPDLHLDLINDTHWKIAEQDPEKYTLIVFYRGLHCPVCKSYLEELTDKMEDFVERGVNLIAISMDSEEKAKKAGEEWEVTSLPIGFNLSQDKAKEYGLYLSKGISEKEPELFSEPAVFLIKPDKTLYFSAIQTMPFARPDFQDILNAIDFVQKKDYPARGEV, encoded by the coding sequence ATGATAAAACCCAGAACCAAAGTACCCGATTTACATTTAGATCTAATTAACGATACCCATTGGAAAATAGCCGAACAAGATCCTGAAAAGTATACCTTAATAGTTTTTTACAGAGGCTTGCATTGTCCGGTTTGCAAAAGTTACCTGGAGGAATTAACAGATAAAATGGAAGATTTTGTTGAACGTGGGGTAAACTTAATTGCAATAAGTATGGATAGCGAAGAAAAAGCAAAAAAAGCCGGAGAAGAGTGGGAAGTGACTTCATTGCCTATTGGTTTTAATCTAAGTCAGGATAAAGCAAAAGAATACGGTTTATACCTGTCAAAAGGGATAAGTGAGAAGGAGCCGGAATTATTTTCAGAACCGGCGGTATTTTTAATAAAACCGGATAAGACCCTTTATTTTTCTGCTATACAAACTATGCCGTTTGCAAGACCTGACTTTCAGGATATTTTAAATGCCATCGATTTTGTTCAAAAGAAAGACTACCCCGCCAGAGGAGAGGTGTAA
- a CDS encoding pyridoxal-phosphate dependent enzyme, which produces MVKDYKQLLTNTRANISKFIHHTPVLTSSALNKIAGTSLYFKCENFQRMGAFKMRGAINAVFHLTEEEKKYGVVTHSSGNFAQALSLAAKTFKIPAYIVMPENAPQVKKEAVRSYGGNITECLPTQTAREHTASQIAKEKQATFIHPSNDLNVILGNATATLELLEEYSDLDVVITPVGGGGLIAGTALAAFYFGNNCMTYGGEPFAVDDAYRSLLSGKIEINSSMETIADGLKTTLGTINFPLIQKYVTDIFRVEEEEIIKAMQLIWQRMKIIIEPSCAVPFAAIVKHKEVFKNKKVGVILSGGNVDLTNLPFN; this is translated from the coding sequence ATGGTAAAAGACTACAAACAATTACTGACAAATACTCGCGCCAATATTTCTAAATTCATACATCACACCCCGGTGCTTACTTCATCAGCTTTAAACAAAATCGCAGGAACATCGCTTTATTTTAAATGCGAAAATTTTCAGCGTATGGGAGCCTTTAAAATGCGAGGGGCTATCAATGCAGTCTTTCATTTAACCGAAGAAGAAAAGAAGTATGGAGTGGTAACCCATTCTTCAGGAAATTTTGCTCAGGCTTTATCATTAGCTGCTAAAACTTTTAAAATACCTGCGTACATTGTAATGCCTGAAAATGCTCCGCAGGTAAAAAAAGAAGCCGTACGATCGTATGGCGGAAACATTACTGAATGTTTGCCTACTCAAACTGCCCGTGAACATACGGCTTCACAAATTGCTAAAGAGAAACAAGCTACATTTATACATCCTTCTAATGACCTGAATGTAATTCTAGGAAATGCTACGGCTACCTTAGAGTTGTTAGAAGAATACTCTGACCTGGACGTGGTGATTACCCCGGTTGGTGGTGGAGGCCTTATAGCAGGGACCGCTTTAGCAGCCTTTTATTTTGGAAATAATTGTATGACCTACGGGGGCGAACCTTTTGCGGTAGATGATGCTTACCGTTCGCTACTAAGTGGAAAAATCGAAATAAACAGCAGTATGGAGACCATTGCAGACGGGTTGAAAACTACCCTGGGTACTATTAACTTTCCTTTGATTCAAAAATATGTCACTGATATTTTCAGGGTGGAGGAAGAAGAAATTATCAAAGCGATGCAATTGATTTGGCAACGTATGAAAATTATTATTGAACCTTCCTGCGCCGTACCTTTTGCAGCAATAGTAAAGCATAAAGAAGTGTTTAAGAATAAGAAAGTAGGAGTGATTTTAAGTGGTGGAAATGTGGATTTAACTAATCTCCCTTTTAACTAA
- a CDS encoding spermidine synthase has translation MKKVTSYIWPTTKRVLSKINGTLDITWINGKKVLDSKNANYSYGSLQRLLEYGLSHIYFDLQAEVLVLGMGGGSVLHSLRKRFKHKGKITAIELDPVVIQIAKEEFEVKTLPNISIIQQDAFFYIDDTQEKYQLIIIDLFIDRKVPDTCYSPAFWEKLHNRLSLKGSILFNAGILVEDDTPVLKLIRETTDLFTFERYDEVQGTNLLLIARKK, from the coding sequence ATGAAAAAAGTAACAAGTTATATCTGGCCTACAACAAAGCGCGTTTTATCCAAAATTAACGGAACGCTTGATATTACCTGGATCAACGGTAAAAAAGTATTAGATAGTAAAAACGCCAACTATTCCTATGGTTCGCTGCAACGTTTATTAGAATATGGGTTATCTCATATTTACTTTGACCTTCAAGCCGAAGTACTGGTGTTAGGTATGGGTGGTGGAAGTGTCCTGCATTCCCTTCGGAAGCGGTTTAAACATAAAGGTAAGATCACCGCTATTGAACTGGATCCGGTAGTTATCCAAATCGCGAAAGAAGAATTTGAAGTCAAAACCTTGCCTAATATCTCTATTATTCAACAGGATGCTTTTTTTTATATAGATGATACTCAAGAAAAGTACCAACTAATCATTATAGACCTTTTTATAGACAGAAAAGTACCTGATACTTGTTATAGTCCGGCTTTTTGGGAAAAATTACATAATCGTTTAAGCCTGAAAGGCAGTATTTTATTTAATGCCGGTATCTTAGTTGAAGACGACACCCCGGTTTTAAAATTAATTAGAGAAACCACTGATTTATTTACCTTTGAAAGATACGATGAAGTACAGGGCACCAATTTACTATTAATCGCCCGAAAGAAATAG
- the dnaN gene encoding DNA polymerase III subunit beta, giving the protein MKFIVSSSYLQKQLQVLGGVINNNNTLPILDNFLFELDKDQLQVSASDLETTMSAILTVESEDTGTIAVPAKLLLETLKTFPEQPLTFVIGNNNTVEISSNHGKYALAYADGEEFPKTVELEDPSTTTILGDILATAISKTIFATGNDDLRPVMSGVFFQFSTESLTFVATDAHKLVKYVREDVKASQEAEFIMPKKPLNLLKGILAGSDTEVTIEYNDSNAKFSFDGTELVCRLIDGKYPNYEAVIPKENPNKLTIARNQFLNSARRVSIFSNKTTHQIRLKIAGAELNISAEDIDYSNKAEERLTCDYQGDDMQIGFNSRFLSEMLTNLNADDVQLEMSLPNRAGILTPVDGLDEGETVTMLVMPVMLNN; this is encoded by the coding sequence ATGAAATTTATAGTATCCAGTTCTTATTTACAGAAGCAATTACAGGTTTTAGGCGGGGTTATTAATAACAATAATACGCTACCCATTCTGGATAACTTTTTGTTTGAACTTGATAAAGATCAATTACAGGTTTCTGCTTCGGATTTGGAAACGACTATGTCGGCTATCCTTACGGTAGAATCCGAAGATACGGGTACGATTGCAGTACCGGCCAAATTGCTATTGGAAACCTTAAAAACCTTTCCCGAGCAACCTTTAACTTTTGTGATTGGTAATAATAATACGGTAGAGATCAGTTCGAACCATGGTAAATATGCATTGGCCTACGCAGACGGAGAAGAATTTCCTAAAACGGTTGAACTGGAAGATCCAAGTACTACTACTATATTAGGGGATATCCTAGCTACGGCAATTAGCAAAACTATTTTTGCTACCGGTAATGATGATCTTCGTCCGGTGATGAGTGGGGTGTTTTTCCAATTTTCTACGGAGAGTTTAACCTTTGTAGCTACGGATGCGCATAAGTTGGTAAAATATGTACGTGAAGATGTAAAGGCATCTCAGGAAGCAGAATTTATTATGCCTAAAAAACCTTTAAATTTATTAAAGGGAATATTAGCCGGAAGTGATACCGAGGTAACGATAGAATACAATGATTCCAATGCCAAATTTTCTTTTGACGGAACCGAATTAGTTTGTCGTCTTATCGACGGAAAATATCCGAATTATGAAGCGGTCATCCCAAAAGAAAACCCAAATAAATTAACTATTGCCAGAAACCAGTTCCTAAATTCAGCAAGAAGGGTTTCCATTTTTTCAAATAAAACTACGCATCAGATACGCCTAAAGATTGCTGGGGCAGAACTAAATATTTCAGCAGAAGATATTGATTACTCTAATAAAGCTGAGGAGCGCTTAACCTGTGATTACCAGGGGGATGACATGCAAATTGGTTTTAACTCCCGGTTTTTAAGCGAAATGCTTACGAATTTGAACGCAGATGACGTACAATTAGAAATGTCTTTACCCAATCGTGCGGGTATTTTAACCCCGGTAGACGGATTAGATGAAGGGGAAACGGTGACCATGCTGGTGATGCCGGTGATGCTAAATAATTAG
- the gldG gene encoding gliding motility-associated ABC transporter substrate-binding protein GldG: protein MFALVKKEFNSFFNSTIGYITIGVYLTICGLFLFVFKGSYNILDSGFAELSPYFNLAPWVLLFLVPAITMSSIAEEKKQGTLELLRTKPISVFSIILGKFLGCLLLVFLALLPSIIYAVTVYQLGAIPGNLDIGSTLGSYIGLFLLAGAYTVIGICTSTLSTNQITGFLTGVLGCFIFYYGLDQLADTSWLRTSNLYLNQLGIRYHYERIGSGVLDSRDVIYFILFILFFLGIASFFLSKDSLKHTIRKKKIVGLLTAFLVLLIGSSFWYSRFDLTTDKRFTLSPATQQLLAKAEVPITIDVLLDGDLPSEFRKLQSETRQLLTEFRDLQPKLDFIFTNPLEEEEYRKETLQELQKLGLTPAEVSVQESGKTEIETVVPWAILNFKNKTVKVPLLKNKLGESTEQRVTNSIQQLEYVFAEALQKLIEPKKYKIAVLKGNGQLADRYIADFVKNLQKYYFIGKFTLDSVASNPQKTLDDLTKFDLIINAKPTQAFSEEEKYVLDQYIMQGGKSLWLIDKVGVELDSLFSQKAARQTVAFNQNLNLTDLLFAYGVRINPVLVNDLSSAPLMLASGEGNNTKFNPYRWFYASLTNQPGTHPITKNIEAVKFDFSNQIDTLPNAIKKTVLLTSSKNTKLQGVPLALELEKLLSVPPQPESYTMGPQALAVLLEGTFPSAYYNKIKPFSVPQALPESKSTKMVVIADGDVIKNSIRKGQPVSLGYDPYINLQYGNKEFLLNTVNYLLEDTGLIQIRGKEVEIAFLDLQKVASEKEKWQLINIVIPLLLLTLFSWLVKSIRKKRFGKPN, encoded by the coding sequence ATGTTTGCACTGGTTAAGAAAGAATTTAATTCCTTTTTCAATTCTACGATTGGGTATATCACTATTGGTGTTTATTTGACAATCTGTGGGTTATTTCTTTTTGTTTTTAAGGGATCCTATAATATTTTGGATAGTGGGTTTGCAGAACTATCCCCCTATTTTAACCTGGCACCCTGGGTATTGCTGTTCTTAGTACCTGCTATCACCATGAGCAGTATCGCCGAAGAAAAAAAGCAAGGTACCCTTGAATTGTTGCGAACCAAACCTATTTCGGTTTTTTCCATTATCCTGGGAAAATTTTTAGGATGTTTACTATTGGTATTTCTGGCTTTATTACCTAGTATTATTTATGCAGTGACGGTTTATCAGTTGGGAGCCATTCCCGGCAATTTGGATATTGGCAGCACCTTAGGGTCGTATATAGGACTGTTTTTGCTAGCTGGTGCTTACACCGTAATTGGTATTTGTACCTCTACTCTAAGTACCAATCAGATTACCGGGTTTTTGACCGGGGTGTTAGGCTGTTTTATCTTTTACTATGGCCTTGACCAATTAGCGGATACTTCCTGGCTGAGAACCAGCAACCTGTACCTTAATCAATTAGGTATACGCTATCATTACGAACGTATTGGATCGGGGGTTCTGGATAGCAGGGATGTGATCTATTTCATTTTATTTATCTTATTCTTTTTGGGGATTGCTTCTTTTTTTCTGTCGAAAGATTCTTTAAAACATACAATCCGGAAAAAAAAGATAGTAGGTTTACTAACTGCATTTCTAGTACTTCTTATTGGGTCCAGCTTTTGGTACAGTCGTTTTGACCTTACTACGGATAAACGTTTTACCTTATCCCCTGCTACCCAACAATTATTAGCAAAAGCCGAAGTACCTATTACCATTGATGTGTTACTGGACGGAGATTTGCCTTCGGAATTTAGGAAGTTACAATCAGAAACCCGACAGTTATTAACGGAATTCAGGGATCTTCAACCCAAACTGGATTTTATTTTTACCAATCCTCTGGAAGAAGAAGAGTATAGAAAAGAAACTTTACAGGAATTACAAAAATTAGGCTTAACCCCCGCCGAAGTAAGTGTACAGGAAAGCGGTAAAACCGAAATCGAAACCGTAGTGCCCTGGGCGATCCTGAACTTTAAAAACAAAACCGTAAAAGTTCCGTTACTCAAAAACAAGTTGGGCGAATCTACAGAACAACGTGTCACAAATTCTATCCAACAGTTAGAATATGTTTTTGCGGAAGCCCTTCAGAAACTGATCGAACCGAAGAAATACAAAATAGCGGTTTTAAAGGGGAACGGACAATTAGCCGATCGATATATCGCTGATTTTGTAAAGAACCTACAGAAATACTATTTTATAGGGAAATTCACCTTAGATTCGGTAGCAAGTAATCCTCAAAAAACCTTGGATGACCTTACTAAATTTGATTTAATTATTAATGCTAAACCTACCCAGGCTTTTAGTGAAGAAGAAAAGTATGTACTGGATCAATACATCATGCAAGGCGGTAAATCCTTGTGGTTAATAGATAAAGTAGGTGTTGAATTGGACAGCCTTTTTTCACAAAAAGCTGCGAGACAAACAGTAGCTTTTAATCAAAATTTAAATCTGACCGATTTGTTGTTTGCGTACGGCGTTCGGATCAATCCGGTTTTAGTAAATGATTTAAGTTCGGCTCCGTTGATGCTGGCTTCGGGAGAAGGAAATAATACCAAATTCAATCCGTACCGCTGGTTTTATGCTTCATTAACTAATCAACCTGGTACGCATCCGATTACAAAAAATATAGAAGCCGTAAAATTCGACTTCTCTAATCAGATTGATACGCTTCCCAATGCAATTAAAAAAACGGTCTTACTTACCAGTTCAAAGAACACAAAATTACAAGGGGTTCCTCTTGCTTTAGAACTAGAAAAGCTATTAAGTGTACCGCCTCAACCTGAATCATACACCATGGGACCACAAGCTCTAGCGGTTTTACTAGAAGGCACCTTCCCTTCGGCATATTATAATAAAATTAAGCCATTTTCAGTACCTCAAGCTCTGCCTGAAAGTAAATCTACCAAGATGGTGGTTATTGCGGATGGAGATGTTATTAAAAATAGTATCAGAAAAGGACAACCGGTAAGCCTGGGGTATGATCCTTATATAAATTTACAATACGGAAATAAAGAATTCCTCTTAAATACGGTCAATTACTTATTAGAAGATACCGGACTTATTCAAATACGAGGAAAAGAGGTCGAAATTGCTTTCTTAGACTTGCAAAAAGTAGCTTCAGAAAAAGAAAAATGGCAACTTATTAATATTGTAATTCCGCTTTTATTATTAACACTTTTTAGTTGGTTGGTTAAAAGTATACGAAAGAAAAGATTCGGAAAACCCAATTAG
- a CDS encoding putative quinol monooxygenase, with protein MIVRIVKMSFDPDQIDSFKDFFHKKKSGIEKSEGCLHVELLQDTQEENRFFTYSHWQTPEHLEAYRNSEFFKSVWSQTKMKFIAPAEAWSLTISN; from the coding sequence ATGATCGTACGAATTGTAAAAATGTCTTTTGATCCCGATCAAATTGATTCTTTTAAAGACTTTTTCCATAAAAAGAAATCCGGAATTGAAAAATCAGAAGGTTGTCTACACGTAGAATTGTTACAGGATACTCAAGAAGAAAATCGATTTTTCACCTACAGCCATTGGCAAACACCAGAACACCTGGAGGCCTATCGTAATTCTGAATTTTTTAAATCCGTTTGGTCACAAACCAAGATGAAGTTTATAGCACCTGCTGAAGCCTGGAGCCTTACCATTTCTAATTAA